TTCGTAAGGttagataaaattaaaaaaataaattagttatATTAATTAGTTATACGATCTCGAGTTTGCTATAAACGATGacgattggttttttttttgtttgggtgtATGTTCGGTTTCAGCATAATGCTCTTCACTGTGATGAATCTTACGATGCGCCATGTAAGAACACATGTACCTTTCAATACCAAGGCttgtttgatcgtttttttcctgttcatTTAGTGCCTGTGATAGATTCGCTGTTTATATTAGTAGGATACGGCCACTGCCTGACTGAATGTGCCAGAGTCTTATCAGCACCAGCAAAACAACCTCTTCTGATTTCCTTACGATTATCCTTCTGTACTGTTCTGTTGATTGAGGAGTTTGATGTAGCGTCTTTCGATTGACGACTATATGTACATGTACATAAGATAGcttgcgtgtgtttttgagAGAATTTGTCGATGTTAGTTGTGTACTTCAATCTTACATTCCAtgttatttgaatttattatttctgcCGTGCTTCGGAATCTGAATCCGAGAGAGGGGGGCGAGACCTGGCTCAGACATCCGCCGTTCGCGATGTTATGCTGGGAGATCGTGAGTGTATGACGACGCGGTGACCGTTTTTCGTCACGAATCCGTCACTCTCCACCAGAACGGCCGTCTGGCGGCCTTGAGGATCGCCGTTACTATCCGGTGATTCCTTTGATGATAGACTATGATCCACTACACCTATGTTCGCCTGAGAACCGCCGAGAATTCCTTTACTTTTACCACTACCAGGGGTGCCAACGCCACCGCCTATGCTGCCACCGGCGATCTGGCTACCATTGTCTCCACTACCTATTGCAGCTCCACCGCTACCGTCGTTATCATTGCCATTGCCACCATCGTTTCCGTTATCACAGGCATCTATTTCAAGATCGTCTCCGGTGGAACCGTCAGTTCCACCGCCATGACGCTGCTTGTAGCGTTTCCATGCGTGTTGTATCAGACGGGCACAGTATTCTTCGCGTTGCCTCCAGAGCGTGGACGACACCGGTTCGTAACCCACTTCGTCCGGACGCTGTTGTACCTCACCCAACTCTGCCGTCTCTTCGATAGGATTTCCTTTCCGAGCGAAAAAGTCTTTCGTCAGTGCGTCCAGGATATCGACACAGAACATCATATCGCCACGGCAGATAGGAATATCCATCGAAATAATTTTGTAACGGTTCGGTTTATGTATCTGGAGGGGCGGTTCCAGCACGTCCAGAAAGTCTGATAGTTGATCGTACCGAACGTATTGTGTACCGTCCGGATCAAACTGTTGCCATATTTCGTAGTACATATCGTAGTCGTCGTCCGTCAAGCCCTCCTGCACGTCTTCCGTTGCTTGGGAATAGTTTTCGAGAATAACAGCGATGTACATGTTGATGACGATAAGAAAACTTATTACTAGATACGCCAATAGGTACGTTATGCCGATCGTTGATGAGCCACAATTTCCCGGGTAGCCTTTATCATTGTCCGGTGGTAGACAGTCTTCTTCGTTGATAATACCATCTAGCACACCATCCCAACCGGCTGAGGTGGACATCTGGAATGTGTAAATACCGAACATATAGGGGGGAatgaggtgtgtgtgtgtgtttttttttttcacgagCATATTTGCAAACAGTGTCTAACCTGAAACAGCAAGATCATACTCTGGCCGAAGGTTTTAAAGTTGTACACATCATCCAAGCCACTCTTATCCTTGACGTGCATGAAGAATGACATcccaaaaatggcaaaaatgaaCATCACCAAAAACAGTAGCAGACAGATGTTAAAAAGTGCAGGCAGCGACATAGCTAACGCAAACAGCAACGTCCGTATACCCTTGGCACCCTTCACCAAACGCAGTACACGGCCCACTTTTGCAACTCGCACGACTCGCAGAAGCGTTGGAGATACAAAATATTTCTCAATAAGATCACTTAAGACAAGACCTGGTATGGGTAAAAACACAACGAGACGATACGGAGTAATTAAAACATCGCATCGAGGAAGGTAGCAAAAACTAGTGAATGACCGCACTTACCTAAAATGGAAAGAATGACCACAACGAAATCAAACAGATTCCACGGTTCGATAAAGTAATGGTATCGTAGGGCGAAGATCTTCATCAAACATTCACTGCTGAAAATGCAGATGAATATCATATTCAAGTAGTCTAGCACCGCGCTAAACGTTTCTGATTGTTTGTAGTGATCCAGCGTCATGGTTAACATATTGAAGCCGATGAACAACATGATGATCATGTCGAACTTTTTATTCGTCACTATTTCGAACACTATTGCTTGCGGGCGCCACTGTAATGAAATGGAGCGAATTAGTGTGTTACGTCGTGGAATGCAGCATGTACTTTACTGCTTACCCTTGGTCGAGGGATTGCCTTGAGTGGTTTCTTCGATCCCATCTTCTTCATGGCATTGTAGTACTTTTTCTGATCTTCCGTCATGAACATTTCCAGTGATCCTCCggctttctttttctgttcatTGAAGTTATCAATAATCACACCGATGAAGAGATTCAGTGTGAAGAACGATCCGAAGATAATGAAGAACACAAAGTACAGATACATGTAGATGTTTGTTTCCCGTATAGGCTGTTTGCCGACCTGTAAAGTAACAGCAAACGATGGGATTAGCtcatttacaaagaaaaaacgaccTCTCTACAGCACATACGTCACGGGAATCAATGGCATCGTTCATGATTTGTATCCATCCTTTGAATGTCGCTACTTGAAATAGACACAAATACGCTTTACCGACGTGATCGAAGTTCATCGGTGAGTTTTCCCATGTATAATTTTCGGCTTTGCACGCATTTACATCCGGAATAATTTCGTGAggtaatgttgttttatttttatccacaCACTATCATACgaagaaacgaaaccaaaTGGATTAGCATGAGAATATTGTTCTAATGGGGATGAAGTACAGCAGTCGCAATACCTTGAAGTATTTTCCAGCAAATAATTGCACTCCCATAATAGCAAATATCAGCCAGAATATCAAACAAACCAGCAGCACGTTGAAGATGGACGGTATAGCTTGAACCAATGCATTCACGACGACCTATACATACACGTACGATTGATTCAATTGTACAGTTGATTCAAACAATAAAgagaataaaacattaataaaattcGTGTAAACGAACCAATCTCTTGCTATGATTCTTAGATCGTTTCATTTGAAAAAGGGAATAGCCCAGCTTTGTTGACCATGCAGTGAACAGAATAAGCGCAATACAGCCATGAACATCTATTTATAAAGCGGTAcaaagtttcaattttttcaattaCCACACAGTTAGTTACCATTttaaaactcataaaaaacaGTTCTGTTGGTAACGAACTGTtggaaagcataaaaacaaagaatcttaaacgcaaacaaaactgtttggcaattgaaaaaattgaaacataaagGCAACacatttcataaaacattattaGCTGATGAGCTGATGTGTATAGTATTTGAGAATAcagttgcaaacaaaaattgtactaagagaaatatttttacagaAAATTTTAAGCTAATGATATAATTCACACCCAATCTGGtctaacaatttttttccacttttattACAATATTGCGTGTTCTACAACCATCTAAAATACTACGTTTATGTTTGTATATACATGATGTGTACTGCATAGCTATGACACCAAAGTACACTTAGCGCATTTGATACACAAGCAAAACACATATCATTCCGCAAGTGTGAcagtgttacaaaaaaaaactgtaatcAAATGAGGCAACAGTTGATAATGCAAACAATACTGGTAAGCGCAATCACAATACTCCTACTCATGAAATATTCAGATGCAGCGTGATGAAGTAATGGCCATAAAGAGCTCTAAAAATATAACTAAGTATATATACGTATATAGAATCTGATTTATAGTAACATAGTCTACTTCAGTTGTTATGATTCAAAAATAACTAACACCATGTAAGAATAATCTAGAAAGAGTAGTATAAGGATAGCGCGATtggttgttgatgatgttttcgtaCTGGTTTGATGCTTAAAACCAAATGTAAGTAGTGCAAATCGATATGTAAAATGACTGTTTTGCTCTATTTGATGCTTTTGGTTTCGAAACTAATTAGAGTAAAGTAAATACTTTGAAGTTACGTACCCTCATTCCCTGCATACGGGACATGGCACGTAGCGGTCTCAGGGCTCTAAGAGTTCGCATGGTTTTGAATGCTTGAATACCACCCGCTCCACAAAGTGAAGCAACGAAGTTTATTAATGATACCTAGGAAAAGCATGGGTCAAATCGAGTGAGTATTTAATGGTTGATGATCGTAAAATTGAACTGTAACCGCCCGTAACTTTTGTTGTCTCCATATGATTGAgctactctttttttatgtgtttgttaTTGAATTATTGTGTCGAGAACATGTGAAGtaaagaaattttgttttcttatttctaatttgcattcaaactGATAAACATAATTGTAATGACGCTTCCTAGGTATTTAGTGTGTATGTAATTTGTTAACGCaatgaaataatcatttttaaatgtattgataaaattcatgttgttttaattgtgtaataataataaaaacaaacaatgaacAATCAATAATGATGAAAACGTTGCTTGTTAGAGTGTACAAATACTCCATAACGATTTCTTATTTAAATTGGCATTGATTTGCTCCGTCACTGGAGCTAAACATTGACTAATTTTCATTGGCCGAGTTACTTCTTAAGCAAAACtgtgtaatatttatttaaaatagtgAACAACAATATCAAAGTTGTATTTAACCGTACGATATCATTACTTAACGCCAGTGAATGGGCATCTGTTTAAGTTAAAGTCACTGTAAGTATTTGCAAATTAACGTAAGTtcaacgaaaaagaaagaaaacaaccatTATAAGTAAAAGAACGTACACAATACATAAAATTGACATCGACACATACTAAAGCGACTGTTTTGCATCAGCTACATGTATAACACGTACGGCAGCGTCTAAAAGGCACGAAAagtcattttgtttgctttcaatttaATCTTGTCTAACCACAAAGTTTATGAAGGAAGattgagtttttgtttgtgtcttAGATCATGATCATCACGCACAACATTCAACATGTCATTCCTTGTATCGGTTTATCTATAGTCAATCCATATGTATTTACAACTGCGACCTCAGACTGCGtgattttcaacattttcataaGCCCTTACTAGGCTCGGTAGTATTGCTAGGTTTGCTCTTAGCTGATCATGTTTGATATTTGTGGTAGTAACTTggtatttattaataattgttACGTTGTTGTACACAAATGGTTACAACATCTGTTTCAAAATCCAAAGGATGGTAATCaatcttttcctttcactATGCCATAAATAAAATCGTAAAACCAGTAATTAGTGCCGTCTTTTCATATTGTTTTATAAGTTTGAAATTATGctgtacaaaacaaatcatttgtgAGTGTAAATGTTGAAACAATATGATGTGCTTCGattaaatttcacatttttcagTTCATTAAAAAGGATATACAATGCTAAGCTTTTGCAaacgttcttttgtttttttttctcaaatgtCTATCAACGACTAACAATAGAGGTATTTCTTGCAACATAAATACTGGATACTAAAACGGAAGAAGTACAGGTAaatagaaatggaaatgggttattttataacgaaaaataatcaatttgtttggttgtttgtcATTTACAGTGTTTCTCAAACGTTCCACATCATTTAGGGTTTATATTAACGTTTTCGTCAGAAACGCAAACAATTATGGCGCACTGATTCTGCATGAACGTTTTACAAATGTTAGAAAGTTGTACATTTTCACACTTAAGAAGAATCCGTTACAGAAAGTGTTCCGTTATACTAAACATCGAATATTACACATTGTAGACTGTAAGCTGCGTTAAACGTTTTGCTTAAACGCATATAAACCAGCAACGCGAACAAAAGATAGATAGATTGACAGATTGGTTCTTTGGACAAACTTTTTGAAGAAATACAGCACACGTCTATACAAACATAGAGAAGACTACAAGGAAGAAATAGTAGATAACAGTCGTGTTTCGTCAGTTAGAATGTAGGAGATTGAAGGAAGAACAAGATAGCTTCCACGAACAATGTCACTGCACAAAGTGGTACACCATCAAAGCCCAGAGAGGTAGAGTGCCTCTTTAGCAATCAAAATGTACGCAAGTGAACCAAGTGCCTTGGTACTTACTCTCATACCCTCCCAACGTGATACGGCACGAAGCGGGCGTAAGGCGCGCAGTGTACGCATCGAACGGAACGCTGGAATATCGGCCGCTCCCACCCAGATAGCGGCAAGGTTTATCAGCGATAGCTAAGGGGAAAAAATCATTGAACGAAGGAAAAGATACGCAATGAAACGGAAATCAACGAAAGATAATTAGCAGGAAGATGCACTAAACGCAATCATCTTAATTTAACCGATACACATATATCACACATTGTGTGTTTACTTATCTTAATTATATATAATTGGTTAATATGTTACAAGACTAATTTGCTTAGGTAATTGTTTTCCCTCTATTGCTGTTTGTGTGATTGTGTGAGAAACTATGGCTAAAGTAATTATTGTTAACTATGATTGTTTTGCTATGTATTATGATATGGAGATAACAGAATTATATGAGGGTCCAGTCAATGGTTTTCACGACGCACAGGACGATTATACTCACCATTACGATAATAAAATCAAGCCAACACCAAGCATTCGTAAAGTATACTTTAAAACCTAAAGCTAACCATTTGATTAACatctctaaaaaaaatatcactgTGAATATTCGGTCCATATAATAAAGGATATCTTGCAGGATTGGGCGTTGTGGAAGATGTACATCTTCGAGAGCCTGTAGGGTTGCAGAAAGAAGCAGAACAAACGATCATATCAAACGCAAAGTCAGAGGAATTAATCTCATCAATCGTTGGAAGAGCAGGAAGTCCGATCGTCAATTGCTCGTGACACACTTACCAATGCTAAGCTACTAAGCAAAATCATAGTAATTACAGCAGTCTCGAAGTACTTGTTCTCAATCAGCTGGAACGTTTTGAGACGTAGGTTTGCCCAGCCCTGCCAAAACGGAGCATCATCGTCTCCAGCGAGCACTGGGAACTTTTTATAGCAATTATCCGGGCAGCAGTCCGCCGGTGAATCTTCGATCACTTCATCCTCCTCGGCGTGAATAATAAGCTCACCATCTAGCGGACCTTCTTCGCCTTCGCCTTCGTCATCGAGCTCTGGACAAGTGAACAGAACATTTGTAGTGTGTGAAAGAAGGACTTTTCATTCGCACTGGGAACGTCGGTACATACCTTCGTCAATTCCTAAATCCTCCTTGCTGGCATCACGTTTTTCTTCGCCCTCCATCGTTTCGGCGCTGCCTTTGTGGCTTTCGTCCTTGAATGGGCGATTTTTGTGACTGCCATAAGATTTGATACTGGCAGTATCATCGTCCTGCAAGGACACGCCTCTATGATTCAGTTCATGTTCTAATTTATTATCTTGATGATTACTAATAGAATTGCCTATCACCTAATTATCAAGACATAATACACACATAATGAGATTAATGTTTTGCTTAGCagctaaagttttttttgtagtaaagTGAATGAGTGTGTGTATAAAAACTGTCAGGATGCAGACAAAATGAGTTCATGTGCCGTAGTGGTTAAAATGAAATGGGTAAACTGTGAGGAAGTTTTGATGAACAATATGACAAAACGGAAATCTCAAACCCATACTAAACAGAATCTATGAATGGATGCGAAAGTGCGAAAGTATCGATAGAAAGAAGTACGTACCTTTGAGTTGTTCATGATctgcttgtttttctttgccttgTTCTTCAGATCACCGTGAATGGTAAATTCCATTCCATCTCCTATTGCTACTTCCAGCTGGTTGTGTTCCTTGATGCCTTTCTTCAGCAGCCCATCAGCCAGTATGTCATCTGGAGTAAGTTCCAGCTCATTTTCACCATGTTCTGCAGATATACATGGACATACTCCTTTGCCTAatgcatgtgttttttgtttgtttgtatatttgtttgtttgtgtgtcatGATTCAGTTTCCATATGGACGGTTGTGCATAATTTTCACATATTCATACGGTGGTACCATATTATGTTTTCGTTATGATTtcaaatggaataaattacCATTGGTATAATATAATTTCCAATCGGTGGAATCCAAAATAAGTCGAGCAAGAGAAGAACATCGGAAGTTTCACAAATGGCATATGGCATAGTATTCCATTTTACGCAGTTTGTTTCAATGTGCAGTTAGCATAGGAACATTTATAATATAGAAGTAGATAAATCGAGAGAAAAAATTGATACACTTGAATTAAGAATCGCTTGTTGGTACACGGATATTTTAAATAtcagagcacacacacacacacatacacacatagacatttcatcaaaatacaacaaagaaatgcaaacaacctttttcaatgcaaacaacgacaacgacaacgaTGTCTACTATCATCAGGAAAGTACCACAATcaggaaagaaaatacaagCGTGGCAAAACACATACTATTTTGGGGAAGAACAGTAGGTAAACACAACACGAACAATACATTTACAGTTTACTGTACAAATCATCGAAAGTAGTAGGTATTGGTATTTTGCGTAAAAATATCAACACGATCAAAACCTGCGTTATTATGTATGTAAATTAATGTTCCCTCAAATCAAACAGCTTTAAATTCCAGAATTATTCATAAATCAAATGGAATTGGAGCTATATCCTTAATAGCCACTGTCACTGTTGGTGCAACCAACAAGAATGAGAAAGCTTAGTAGTACTATAGGTAGTAGTTAGCTTAACTTGCTCcgttaaacagggtaagattACAAGCTATTCCGCGAAAGTAGCTTTGACACGACTGACAAAACGTTCGCAAATTAATAATATCTTTAGTAAATTGCAAACTGCTTTTTTAAaactctttttctcttttaaaacaatgttGTTTAAGAGTGAGTGGGtaggaagtttatttattttttttttaataattgcgTTATCATGCTATTTAAAAGTTGTAGTGTACTCAAAATCATAATAGATAATTATCTTTCTCtataaaatgcttcaaatattCCGAAGCTATTTTGTAATATTACAAGGACACAATCAAACATCGAATTACCTTAAGCGAGACACTAACCAACGATACACATATGCTCGAAAAATTTTCGGTTTTAcgtctttttttagtttttttttcttcataacaCACAAACGTATTAACAATACATGATGAATTACTACCAAACTAGCAACAGATAGTATACAGCTCTATTACTACTTTCGGTAGAAGGATAAAATCCACTTTTAACGATGCTAATCAAATGGAAAATTGCTAACACTAAACGAAACACACTTTCGGGGAATATTTGAcatggttttaaattttggacACTGATTGTGCCACACCAATTCAAGCAAGTTtcttatattatattatattatattacatTGTAGATGCGCAACTACTatcctgctttttttttaattcatgcaTTTTTAGATTAAATGGTGAACCAGCTGCCTATTTTTAAAACCTTGCGTAAATCTCGAAATTCGATCTTTTTTGATGACGGTAATAGGATGGCAGGATGTTTGGAAAACACTGCATTTTGAAGTTAACGATACTATTACGAGTTGGTGTTACTCGTAACAGAAAACATATAACTGCTACGGTTAAATATGCTGCATAATATTTACGATGTGCGATTTCCGCTAAACGTATCACTGGGTATTTGTATTAATTAGATATCTTAAAAGTTTGTAGGTCTAGTTTACCAGAAACTTTACGTTTGCTCGGATAGTTacaaatttgcaaataaacgGAAATTAAGTTGCGCACCTACTATGTAAATTTTAAGATAGAAATGTAACATTCAGTTTATTAAGTTTTGTTAAACTTTAATGTCATACGTTTTATATCTAAACCAATTACAAAAGATGTATCGATCGCTTCACTCATTGCATCCGATAGCACATTGATGTCAAACAACCCCGAAATTATCACAAATCAGCAACCTTTGGTGGGATTCTGGTTGGAAACTATCTACACTACGGTGGGCAATACAAAATAAACTTAAGTTTGATCGCACACTAGCGCTAATATTAGTAGCGGTAGTGTAAGTGGATAGTAACCTTCTTCCTATTACAAAGCAAGGTGTATTTGCTTACCTGTAGGTTGCACCGATGCTATTTGACtcgttaatttgtttttcacaaaCTTGAGTGCATTTGCTATGTTCGCCTTGATCCAATTAGAAAAGCGTGATATTCTGTTAAACGCTTCAGCGATCTTGTTGGTCTCGTTGTCTGCCGTTGGTGCGGACAGGGATGAAGAACCGAAATTTGACAAAAGCAAAGCTAAGAAAAGATTAAGAACCTGCAAAATAGAGTCATTGGTGAACTATGGGTGAACACTCACGACTATGCAAATGCTAGGTTACTTACGACTAAATTTCCTATTACTACCGTAGCCAGGAAAAATGGTATGCATGACACATCGCCAACAAGCATACAGTCCCACATGGATTCGATCCATTCACCGCACAGCACACGGAACACAATCATAAAGGAATGCATGAAATCGGTAAAATTCCATCTTGGCAGATCTTGGTCTGGGAACAGATGCACATTATCTGGAAGAATTTATTTCGAAtagaattgaagaaaaatacgAACGATGCGCGATTAGGATTAGGCGTTCACCAGCACTCTAAGAAAAATGTGAAAGCACTTGATTTACAAATAATCCGCGTGGAGAAGCTAGCAGATTGCAGATTATCGAGGCATTTGTAAGCTGTTTCTAGAGCTCTTGTTGTTCTAAAAGCTTGTCGTttaatttgttgttattttgttttgtttagcaaaCAATGGTATGCAAGACAGTAACCAGCGGACATTGAACAGTCTAGTACATGTTCGCTGTAAATCAGAACAAAATACCAAATGCAAGAAAATAGCGACTGATTTAAATACGATCGTTGAAGTCTCTGGCACTCAAATGAAATTATTGTAGTTTTACACAAATTTATACGGATGCATCGACCTTAAACCTTTGTGTTTAGTGATCAGATAACAAATAACGACacaattgtaaataatttagGTGACACATTAGCAGTCATAGATTTTCTTACAAATgataaaaagttataaattGTAATTGATTTGCAAGGCGCATATTTGAACATAAAGCAATATGTTTAAGAAACAATGGATATTGTACGCTAAATACTCTACCTTCAGTCTTATTCATTGTTTCATCTCTAGTCTTTCGAATTATGTTTCTAGTCTTTTTACGAATGTACAACCATTTGAGGGGCTTCATTGAACTACATTAGAActattattttgcaaaagcaTAGCAAAAGCACCCTTCAGCTATTGTACTATTATGTACTATGGAAGTGGTAAGCACTGGCCACCGTTGAAAATACCATTCACAATCAACTATTTTCCATGCTCTTGCCAAATCTCACTAGTATGTAGTGTAATGTGTACATTTATACAAAATGGTTCGGAGTGAACGAATTTTGCGCACGTAACGATTGCCTTGTTTTTTCCGCTGTGATTTATGGTTGTCTTGTACGATGCTTTCAATCACAAAGTGTTTTGCGCCATTGCAGAGCTAGCTACTTACCGACATAGTTCTTTCCGAACAGCTGCATTCCCATCACGGCAAAGATGAAGATGATAATGCAGAGCACGAACGTCAGATTACCTAACGCTCCCATCGTTCTGCCCATGATGGAAATGAGTAAATTCAGCGTTGGCCAGGATTTGGCGAGCTTAAAGACTCgaagctgttgttttttttgtttcaaatgatTTGCGTGTAACGTAAGTTTTAGGTTTTTATTGTGGTAGATGATGATGCGTCAGATCGCAAAATAAAATGAGTTTTAATTTGTACagtttttaatgcgaaatggttTTGAGTATGCGTACGATAGCGATGTTGTTGATGCATGTTATGGTATAtgtgtttgttgcattttttttaattttttcgcaAGAAGTGTATAAATTACATACGATTAAtgtgagaaagaaaagaaccatgaaaaagaagaaagagagaaaaagagagatagTAGAGAAAATTGGCAAGTAatagaaagcatttttttcatcaaccGTATGTTTTCTTATAACTATCAGAACAAGTCAATATTCCTTTCAGTGATGTTCCTTCGTGTTAGGGATCATGGGAgagtagtatttttttttattattgtatttATCCAGTACAGTGGTAAACCCTACCATGCTGTTTCATCTAAATACATCCACTAATTGCAATCGAATACTTCTATGGCTTATGCAAGTATTCGTATAGATCCATTCCCTTCGTCTTCGACTACATCGTAAGATCTTTTATC
The DNA window shown above is from Anopheles funestus chromosome 3RL, idAnoFuneDA-416_04, whole genome shotgun sequence and carries:
- the LOC125769886 gene encoding sodium channel protein para isoform X10, which encodes MTEDSDSISEEERSLFRPFTRESLQAIEARIADEEAKQRELERKRAEGESDFGRKKKKKEIRYDDEDEDEGPQPDPTLEQGVPVPVRMQGNFPPELASTPLEDIDGFYSNQRTFVVVSKGKDIFRFSATNALYVLDPFNPIRRVAIYILVHPLFSLFIITTILVNCILMIMPTTPTVESTEVIFTGIYTFESAVKVMARGFILQPFTYLRDAWNWLDFVVIALAYVTMGIDLGNLAALRTFRVLRALKTVAIVPGLKTIVGAVIESVKNLRDVIILTMFSLSVFALMGLQIYMGVLTQKCIKEFPMDGSWGNLTHENWELFNSNETNWFYSISGDIPLCGNSSGAGQCDEGYICLQGYGINPNYGYTSFDTFGWAFLSAFRLMTQDYWENLYQLVLRSAGPWHMLFFIVIIFLGSFYLVNLILAIVAMSYDELQKKAEEEEAAEEEALREAEEAAAAKAAKLEAQQAAAAAAANPEIAKSPSDFSCHSYELFVGQEKGNDDNNKEKMSIRSEGLESVSEITRTTAPTATAAGTAKARKVSAASLSLPGSPFNLRRGSRGSHQFTIRNGRGRFVGVPGSDRKPLVLSTYLDAQEHLPYADDSNAVTPMSEENGAIIVPVYYANLGSRHSSYTSHQSRISYTSHGDLLGGMTKESRLRNRSARNTNHSIVPPPNATNLSYADTNHKGQRDFDMTQDCTDDAGKIKHNDNPFIEPAQTQTVVDMKDVMVLNDIIEQAAGRHSRASDHGEDDDEDGPTFKDKAIEFLMKMIDIFCVWDCCWVWLKFQEGVAFIVFDPFVELFITLCIVVNTLFMALDHHDMDPDMEKALKSGNYFFTATFAIEATMKLIAMSPKYYFQEGWNIFDFIIVALSLLELGLEGVQGLSVLRSFRLLRVFKLAKSWPTLNLLISIMGRTMGALGNLTFVLCIIIFIFAVMGMQLFGKNYVDNVHLFPDQDLPRWNFTDFMHSFMIVFRVLCGEWIESMWDCMLVGDVSCIPFFLATVVIGNLVVLNLFLALLLSNFGSSSLSAPTADNETNKIAEAFNRISRFSNWIKANIANALKFVKNKLTSQIASVQPTEHGENELELTPDDILADGLLKKGIKEHNQLEVAIGDGMEFTIHGDLKNKAKKNKQIMNNSKVIGNSISNHQDNKLEHELNHRGVSLQDDDTASIKSYGSHKNRPFKDESHKGSAETMEGEEKRDASKEDLGIDEELDDEGEGEEGPLDGELIIHAEEDEVIEDSPADCCPDNCYKKFPVLAGDDDAPFWQGWANLRLKTFQLIENKYFETAVITMILLSSLALALEDVHLPQRPILQDILYYMDRIFTVIFFLEMLIKWLALGFKVYFTNAWCWLDFIIVMVSLINFVASLCGAGGIQAFKTMRTLRALRPLRAMSRMQGMRVVVNALVQAIPSIFNVLLVCLIFWLIFAIMGVQLFAGKYFKCVDKNKTTLPHEIIPDVNACKAENYTWENSPMNFDHVGKAYLCLFQVATFKGWIQIMNDAIDSRDVGKQPIRETNIYMYLYFVFFIIFGSFFTLNLFIGVIIDNFNEQKKKAGGSLEMFMTEDQKKYYNAMKKMGSKKPLKAIPRPRWRPQAIVFEIVTNKKFDMIIMLFIGFNMLTMTLDHYKQSETFSAVLDYLNMIFICIFSSECLMKIFALRYHYFIEPWNLFDFVVVILSILGLVLSDLIEKYFVSPTLLRVVRVAKVGRVLRLVKGAKGIRTLLFALAMSLPALFNICLLLFLVMFIFAIFGMSFFMHVKDKSGLDDVYNFKTFGQSMILLFQMSTSAGWDGVLDGIINEEDCLPPDNDKGYPGNCGSSTIGITYLLAYLVISFLIVINMYIAVILENYSQATEDVQEGLTDDDYDMYYEIWQQFDPDGTQYVRYDQLSDFLDVLEPPLQIHKPNRYKIISMDIPICRGDMMFCVDILDALTKDFFARKGNPIEETAELGEVQQRPDEVGYEPVSSTLWRQREEYCARLIQHAWKRYKQRHGGGTDGSTGDDLEIDACDNGNDGGNGNDNDGSGGAAIGSGDNGSQIAGGSIGGGVGTPGSGKSKGILGGSQANIGVVDHSLSSKESPDSNGDPQGRQTAVLVESDGFVTKNGHRVVIHSRSPSITSRTADV